Proteins encoded by one window of Camelus dromedarius isolate mCamDro1 chromosome 27, mCamDro1.pat, whole genome shotgun sequence:
- the SFXN1 gene encoding sideroflexin-1, producing MSGELPPNINIREPRWDQSTFVGRANHFFTVTDPRNILLTNEQLEDARKVVHDYRQGIVPPGLTENELWRAKYIYDSAFHPDTGEKMILIGRMSAQVPMNMTITGCMMTFYRTTPAVLFWQWINQSFNAVVNYTNRSGDAPLTVNELGTAYVSATTGAVATALGLNALTKHVSPLIGRFVPFAAVAAANCINIPLMRQRELKVGIPVTDENGNRVGESANAAKQAITQVVVSRILMAAPGMAIPPFIMNTLEKKAFLKRFPWMSAPIQVGLVGFCLVFATPLCCALFPQKSSMSVTSLEEELRAKIRETRPDLQRVYFNKGL from the exons ATGTCTGGAGAACTCCCACCAAACATTAACATCAGAGAGCCCCGATGGGATCAAAGCACTTTTGTTGGACGAGCCAATCATTTCTTCACTGTGACTGACCCCAGGAATATTCTCTTAACCAATGAGCAGCTAGAGGATGCAAGAAAAGTGGTGCATGATTACAG ACAGGGAATCGTTCCTCCAGGCCTTACAGAAAATGAATTGTGGAGAGCGAAGTACATCTACGATTCAGCTTTTCATCCCGACACCGGAGAAAAGATGATTTTGATTGGAAGGATGTCAGCCCAGGTCCCGATGAACATGACCATCACAGGCTGCATGATGACCTTTTACAG GACCACGCCGGCCGTGCTGTTCTGGCAGTGGATTAACCAGTCCTTCAACGCCGTGGTCAACTACACCAACAGGAGCGGAGACGCCCCCCTCACTGTAAA cGAATTGGGGACAGCGTACGTCTCTGCCACCACAGGTGCAGTGGCAACGGCTCTAGGACTCAACGCGCTAACCAAG CACGTCTCTCCGCTCATAGGACGTTTTGTTCCCTTCGCTGCGGTAGCTGCTGCTAATTGCATTAATATTCCGTTAATGAGGCAAAG GGAACTCAAAGTTGGCATTCCCGTCACCGATGAAAACGGGAACCGCGTGGGCGAGTCGGCAAACGCTGCCAAACAAGCCATCACACAAGTGGTCGTGTCCAGGATCCTCATGGCTGCCCCTGGCATGG ccATCCCACCATTTATCATGAACACTTTGGAAAAGAAAGCCTTTCTCAAG AGGTTTCCGTGGATGAGCGCCCCCATCCAAGTTGGAttggttggtttctg tttggTATTCGCTACGCCTCTGTGCTGCGCTCTGTTTCCTCAGAAAAG